The Bacteriovorax sp. PP10 nucleotide sequence ATAGACAATAAACAATGCCAGCATGATTTAGGTGTTCTTCTTTAATAAATTTTAAAAGCTTATCTCTATTGTCAGCTTTTGATCCTTTCTTAGAAACACTATAGCGGATATTTGGACGATCAAAAGAGCTGATATAGACGGGAGCATCTTCTAGAGAGAGGCAACTGATAATTTCTTTTTTGGTCGCGGCACCTGCAGTTGCCGTGAGTGCGATTCTTGGAGTGTTAGGGAAACGTTCAGATAACATCGAAAGTTCCATATACTCAGGTCTGAAGTCATGGCCCCATTGGGATACACAATGGGCCTCATCGATAGCAAATAGAGAAATTCTTATCTTGTCTAAAATGTTTTGAAAAAAAGAAGTCATCATTCGCTCAGGTGAGACGTAGAGGATTTTTAAATTTCCTTGAAGAAGTTCTTTTTCAATTGATCGTTGTTCTGACTTTGTTATGGATGAATTTAAAAAAGCAACTTTGATATCTTTTTTTAGGAGAGCATCCACCTGGTCTTTCATCAGAGCGATCAGGGGAGAGATGACTATTGCGGTTCCAGTCCTCGCTAGTGCCGGGATTTGATAACAAAGTGACTTTCCGCCACCCGTCGGCATTAGAATAAGGGCATTCTCACCAGCGATCACGGAGTTGACAATTTTTTCCTGATCACCGCGGAATTGATCAAAGTTAAATATGTTTTTTAAAATGGTGCGAGAGTCGAGCATTTATCAATTTTTGATTATTTTTACTGGTTTTGATAGTAAAATTTAATCCAATTATTGCTTTAGTTCATTATATTTTTTATTAAACAAATTAGTGAAGGCGCCGATATCATCTTCCCAGTTCTTAGAATCCATATTGTCGAGGGCCTTAGTATAATCTTTTACATTAACAGAATTAGCGTGAATGCGTCCAAGGATGTAGGCTTCAAAGTTAATAATTTCTTTGTTGTCCTTATCGCTTGAGTCAGCAAGTGTGACACCCATGTTTCCAGAGAATTTAGGACGAAGTAACATGTTTTTTCCCTGAATGTTAAACACGTTATAATAATGAGAAGAATTATCTCCCTGAGTAATTTGTAGCGTTTTTTTCATGCGAGAATTTTGATCAGGAATGGGAGCAGTCGCAACTGGAACAATAGAAGGCGCGACCAGTTCTTTTAACTCCAGTTGTATAAGTTGATTTTGAGTATTAGTAATAAGAATTTCATATCTTTGAAGACCACCTGAGCCTCCTCCAACTTTTGAAGTCGCAACCATATCTAATACACGTAAGTTTTCGCTTTTATATTGTGCCTGAAGAAGTGAAGTGAGTTGTACTTTGAGATTTTGTCCAACTTCTTCCATTGTGCTTTTTCTCTTAAATGCATTTCCTTGAAGTTTTTTAGCAGCGATTTGCATACCTGCTTTCGTTGCATCTTTATCCATTGATAGAATCGCATCGGGAATCTTTGCGTTTTTTCCCTTTAATCCATCACTGTAGGAGTTAAGAATGTCCTGAGAACTGATGTTGGGCATATATAAACGCGAACTCACCAGAATACGAAGTAGATCATAGGCAACCGGGCAAGGCCCAGAATCATCCAGATCATTCATCGTGAAAATAGTAGAATTATCATCTTGAATAAGAATTCCAAAGTTTTCGGGATGAGCATCACCAACACACCAGCCATTGAATGAACCTGCTTTTTTAGCGATATTAAGCGAGTCTGTATTTTTAGCGATTACTCCAAAGTAATAATCAACGAAAGACCTTAAAAAGAAAAATGAGTTTTCACTGGCATTCACTTTAGTCTGATCAAAATTATAATTGATATCTTGAAGTGAACTTGTCCTAGCAAGTGCCACGTTTGAAAGAAGCATTAATCCAGTAGTAAGTGCAATAGCCTTCTTCATAACATTCATAAAAACTCCAAACGAAAACGTGACGAGAAAATGACTCATCCTTAACACGGCTTTGGTTGAAATTTTATTTCATGTAAAAAATATAGGGTGCTTTCAATTCATCTCTCTCAAAGACTTTTAATCAACGCCTTCCTAGGCCCGGCCCCACTTTGAACACCACCCGAAGTAAAAGGAGTCATTATTCCGTCAGTCCCCAAGCTAAGTGGAAAAATCTTATCTTCGACATAATCCATAACGTAAGCAAATTTACCAGTGCCATCAACAACTATAGACTCTAGTTGAGTGCCTACGGCCACTGCAGCTTGAGTGCTCGCTTGTAACAATCCATTACTTCCGATAGTGAACATCGAGACAGTGCTATCTGCCATATTCGTTGTATAAAGAAAGTTTCCAGAAATCGTCATATGTGATGGTAGAGCTCCTGTGCTCACGACTTGCTCTGAGTGAAGCGTTCCATCATTAGCAACAGAATAAGCTTCAATCTCATCTGTTGAGCAACTAAGAACATAAATGAAATCAATTCCACTTTTTGATTGTGCCGATAAGATTGGTCCCGAAGGACAGCCGCGCGAGGATACTGTCGCCGGAGTTAATGGAGTAAAAGAACCATCTGCCGCTACTCTATATTGAGAAATATCTGTGATCGCATCGTTTACCATATAAGCGAACTTTCCCGACGAAGAAAAAGTCATTGCTACGGGATTGTTAGGATAAGTCCAATTGTTTAAAAGAGTCAGTTCTCCATCTGATCCCAAACTATATTGAGAAATATTTCCATCATATCCAAGTGAATAAAGAAAGCGATGATCTAGAGACATCACGAGGGATTCTGTAAATGCACTTGAAGCAATTGGCGTTGTTAATTCAGATAAAGTTCCATCTACTCCAGTTTTATATTGTGTAATTGTTTGGCTCCCAATATTTGCCACATACAAGCTGTTGTGTTGTTCATCCATGGCCATCGCTCTTGGGTAATCGTCAGTCGCGATTGATGGAGCTAACGTCGTCAATGTTCCATCACTTCCTATTTTCCACTGACCGATTGTGTTGTCGGCAGAATTTAGCACATACATCACTTGTGTTTTTGGAATGGGGATTGGCATTGGCATTGGGTTTGGGATGCTAAAATTTTTTGGGCTGCATCCGATTAAGCAAATGAACAATGGTAAAATAAGTTTTAGTGTTTTCATAAGCAGTTTAAAAGCACGAAGAGTGCCAATAGCTTGTTGGTGGTAACTGCTTGGAAAATCAATTTTTAAAATGATCTCTGCCGGGAAATCGGCAAGTGAGCTTGGTGGGATTTCGGAAGATGTCGGAAATTCGGCAAGTGGAAGTTGTGAAGTAGGAAGTTTTAAAGGCTAGAGTTCAATTAGCTCTCTTGTTGGATGAATTACACTGCTATACCACATGTCTGCTGGCACCATACCACCATTCCATGCATTAATTTGTGCAACCATGATTACCTGAATGGTGCACTCTTTTCGGAGTTTTTTTGTATCTATTTTTTTAATTCCAAATAGAATTAGTTGTGGAGTTTAAAAAGCGTTGGAGTTTTATGATGATTTTACGTCTATTGAGTATAATTGGCCTGTTAACTTTTTCAAAGGTTCACTCAGAAGATATAATGAATGAATCTATGTACAACTTACAAAAAACTCTAAAAGAGAAATGTTCAAAAGGAGAAGCTGTACCTTTTTCTAAAGATTTTTTTCCACAGATTATCGATTTCACAGTGTTTACGAAACAGTTGGAAGCATTGTTAATCTCAAAGCCGTCCAATGCGTGTGATTTTTTAAAGCACCCTCAAATATTTTCAGCAATAAGTGTATTGCCTCAAATGCAGTATGATAAAGAAGCTAAGAGTGTGAATTATGATTATTTAAAAAAATTAGAAATAGAATATAGTAGAAAGTTTTATATATCCAAATTACTAGGGTTAAAGGAAAAGTTCTTAAGTGCTGAAAAAGAATCAATAGTAAAAAAGCAAGCATTGAATAGTACTGATTTTTACTTGAAAGGCCTTGTAGCATGTATTGATTCAAATTGTCCTGAATCTATTTACCAAATAATCAAAGATAAAATACCCAAAAAAAACTCTCAGCTAGTTTATGATGAGAATATAAAGAAGATATTTCTAGATGAAAACAATCTGGAAGCTTATTTTCGTGTCTCTTATTCTTTCGAAGATGGTGTTGATCTAACATATAACGGTTCTAAAGCTATGAAGAATTCAATCTTCCGCTTACCTTCAAAAAAATTACAGAAAACATTACAATATATAGAATCTTATCATCCGAATACTTTTGCAGTGATTAACGTGAAGGAATGGGTGAAATATCTATATAGTATGAATGAAATGAAGGAATCTTTTATCGAAATTAATGAATTGAAGTTTGATAAGTTTATTTCAAAAAATGTAATCGGGTTTGCTGAGCCATCGTCTAGGTTGTGGGAAATGGCATACGACTCTAGTTCTCAAAGGAAAGATTTTTTTGATACAATTAAACTTCTGAAAAAAGTTTATAATGCGGAATTAGTTGTTTATGAAAAACCAGATTGGAATAGTAGAGTTATTCATCCTAAGTTCGACTCACCTTTTAAGAAAAAAGAAATAGATTATGAAATTGATTATTATAACATTTATGGAGTCGTGAATTCTGAAAGTGGAAATTGGTTTTTATTAAAAGATGAAAACAATAAAGAGTTTTGGATTCACCAATCTCAATTTAATAGCGGTAAAAGTATTTCTTCAATCTTGCTAGATTCTAATCTTGCAGATGACGTTAGCTTTTACGAATCTCCAGATGGTACAAAGACAAAAAAAACAAGCTCAAATTTAATTTATCATGGATTTAATGCCAAGGCTTTTAGATGGATTAAAGATCAATTATGGATTTTAGTTGATACAAAGAATTTTGAGCCTTGTGATGGAGGAGAAGAGGCTGACCAAGGAGGGACGAATGTTCCAGTCAAAGATCTTTGGATTAAAGCATTTAGAGATGATGGAAAATATAATTTTTTGCATGCATCTAGAGGGTGCTAGAGAATGATGAAAGGCTAGAAATTGTTAACATCAATTAGGGTACCAGCAGACTTGTGGTAGCTACACTGCTATACCATAAGTCTGCTGGCACCCATATGAGGCATTTTGTCTTGTCTCCCCTAAAAAATGGGGTATAGGTCATTTAGTAGTTTGATCGTTCTCTAATCGTAAAAATCACGACAGCTTTTGAAGGAGCACCTTCTTTTTTAATAATCTGAAAATCTTCGGATCTCATAGAGTCTTTACTACGTTTAGCAAATTCTGAATTTAGTTCAGCAGTTGGGGTATGAAACATTCGTGCAACCATGTTTGAGCCTTCTGCCATGTTAAAAACTTTTACATGACGTGTATGTCCAATATCTTTTTTAAGAATATCTTTAATATGAGTTGCGCGATTTTCTGCCAATGTTATATCGGGTTTTGAAAGATCTCCTTTTGCAGGATGTTCTTTATCTGACCATACTGCCACTTCAATTTTGGTTATCTCTCCTTTTTCTTTTGCAGATTTTACCAAGTTATTAAGTTTGTCTTGATCCATCGTGCTTAAACTAGCTGTATCTTTATTAAAATCAAGTACAGCATTTTCAGTCGTATGTTTATAATACTTAGTAGATTTGGATTGCATATTTTTTTCTTTCATATGCATTGTCTCAGCATGGACAACAGGATTACCGACAATGAACGATGAAATTAAAATGGTTGCGAACAGGTTACACGTTTTCATAAATACTCCTTTTGAATTATTATTAAGTAGGACCTCTTAAAAATAAAACAGCAAGAATAAGGCCAAAGTTTTAATGATTCACTTTATTTTGAATAGAGCTTGTATGTTAACCATCGGTCAAAAGTTTTTGGTGATCTAGGGGAAATTATTTTGGATTGCATAAGAATGCTATCAGCAAAAGCTTCCGCAAACCATTCGTGCGCGTTAGTGTATGAATAATCAGAAACAAAATTATTTTTTTTTGCTTTTTCGACAGAGTCACTGTCAGGATGTTCTCTGAAAAAGGGCGAAGAGTTAAATGAAGTTATGACTCCATTGTCAAAAACCTCTCCCCATCCAAACTTTTCACAGAGTTCTTGAAATTCTTCGGGTTTAATGGCCCCTAGTAAAAATGCATGCCCGATTTCATGAGCAAGCGTTGATAAGAAATCAATCCTTTTTTTACCGACAAGTTGATGTGTATAATAGTTTGATCCACCAATACTTATTGCATGGGCTGCAAAGTGAAATGCAGCAATGTTATTTTTGTCATCATGATTTTGAAAGGCGTAGAGATATTTAATTTCATTAATCCATAAAGGTAATTTTCCAGGAAACATTTTCTTTAAAAGGTAAAAAAACTCTTTAAGCACATACGAAGAATGGTTTGTAGTATGCTCAATCGCTAGAATTTTAAAATGTTTCCAAAGTTCATACTGCCAATGTAGAACATCTTTTGTTGAAGACTCGAGGTGCTTTGGGAATGCATTTTTATCTACTGGAAAAATATTTTTTTGAAAAGGGTCGGGGTCAAGAATGTTTTCAATACCATCACCATCTATATCTGTGTCAAATGGATAGAGTATACGAGCTGGTTTTTCATCTGATTGAACGGACCAGTCAGGAAGCCCGTCCCCATCTGTGTCGATTTGAACGTAATACAGTAGGCACTGTAACCAAGCATGAAGATCAGGAGGGGGGACAAATTGCTCCGAACTTTTCCAATGCCAATAGATTTTTTTGAAAGTTTTATCATGTGCCGATATTTTATCGACAAGAGAATTCTCCCAATTCTGTGCAAGCACGCTATTCTCGCTGAAGCTTGGAGGTGTAGGAAGTGTAACCTTTCGATGAATACGAAATGGCTGACATGCTGGAAGCTCTGCCAATGCAACTTGATAAAAAACCAAGTAAAGGAGTATGGAAGAAAATATATTTTTGTACAATAAATAATTATAACAAAAAAAGAAAATTGGTGTTTGAAATTAAATTTTATTTTACAGAGCGATCTTACCAAAAAACTCAGGCAACAAATAGGCGAGTTATATGTGCCAGAAGTTATATAGAATATATTTATTGATTAGAGTTTTCAGCTATTTTTATCGCTCCAAAACCTTAAACGTTCTCGATGGTGCTTGATCAACTTTAACTACATTAAAATAAAGACGTGAGATCTCAGCTCCTGAACTTGTCTCAACAAGAATTTTCCATTCTCCAGCATCAAAATTAGATTTAAATGTAAAGGCCCTAAATCCTTCTTCGCGGCCGCCTCTAATCGCAACTGGAACCTTATCCATATTTTCCCAATCGCCCTTATTATTCTTTCTAAACCAGTGAACGATAACTTTATCTGAAATTCTCCCTGGAGAAAAAATTTGTGAATAAAAATAAATTTTATCACCTGGCTCAGCGTGGAAAGTTGTTTTACCAAAATCCCAAAAACTATTTTCATCCATTTCAGCATACAGATAATAATGAGAATCTCTCTTCTCCAGCTTATGATAAATACCCTGTTCCTTTACACTTAGGGGAACAGGTGGAATCAAGCCTAGAAAAAAGAAGCTTGTAAAAATAATCACTACTGTAACAACTGGAGCAAAGATCGCATGAAAGAGTAAGCCGGGCTCTGTTACTAAATTTCGTAATGATCTTAATTGCACAAATAAAATTGCAAGAGTACTCAAAACAGAAAAACAAAAGGGCACTAATCCAATGAATCCGAAGATAAGTGGATAAACAATAGAGAAGAACGAGAATAGGCAAATTGAATAGAGGCCGACTTTCAAGTTAACTTTTGTTGATTTTTTTACAAAGGGCAGCTCGTTCATGAAAATCATGAGGATCATTAAGAAGAGAAAAGCTGCACTACTGAATATTGAGGCACTTTTTATATAGAATAGGGAATAGACATTAAGCAAAGTTCCTAGGCAGAAATGAAGGGCAAAGTTTTGGTAGGGCCAAATCTTCACAGCAAAATTTGAAGGGTGCCATTTCTCTAGCCTGAAAAGCAATTCATAATGAATAAGCATGGCGATAATAAATAAGTATAAAGCTTGTTGAAGTATGACTAGAGGCTCATCTGGGAAGGCAACCATCCAGGCGTCAAAAACAAATCCACATATAAAAAATGTGATATCAAGTTTAGCTTCGTTTTTCTTTCTAAATTCTGAGAATTGTTCTGTCCATTTCATATAGCTTATCTTTCAGGTGAAATGGCGGAAATACAACTTTTATTCACCTCATACCTCAAGTAAGTGAAAGAAATCACATTAGACAAACTATGTAATATTTATGTTTTCCAGCCCTTAAAACTCAATCCATGCTAAGTCTAAACCTCAAATTCGAGGTACACAATGATCAAAACATTAAGCACAATCATAATCCTATCAATCTCATTTAACTCTCAAGCGAGTGAGAAGTTCGCAGGCATATATTTCGATTCATCACTCCCAGCTTCTCAGCTTAGAACAATGAAAGACGATCTCACTTATCTTTACAAAAATCCTATAACTGACTTCGATCCTGAATTCCAAACAATGGCCGAACTTCCAAAAGTAGACGGTCCACAAATGTACAATTGGATCTACAACCGAGTGAAATACATCATCGGCCAGGATTACCAATTCTCAGGACGTAATTTAGTAAAAAAAACTGGACACGTATTTCCTGCAACTCCTCTTCCGCCTTCAATCAGCAATCGTGCAAATGCCCTGGCCGGCATTATCATCATGTCTAATACTGGAGCCGACCTTTATTTAACAGGTAAGCGAGATAATATTTTAAGCGGTATAAAGCTTGATGGTGATAGTGTATTTGCTCCTTCTCCAAGAGTTGGGATTTTACAAGTCGGTGAAGGTCTCTTCCTGGAAAGATTAGCGGTCAATAAAGATCAAAACTCAGAAGCGAATAAAATTAAAAGAATCGGAACTATTTTTCATGAGGCCCGTCATAGTGATGGTCATGCGAACCACATTGGCTTTATCCATGATGAATGTCCTCCAGGGCACAATATGTCGGGATTTGAGGCATGTGACGGTTCGAGCAATGGATCTTATTCACTAGAGGCAGTTGCACTGAAGTCACTACTTCTGAATTGTTTAACATGCTCAAATGAAGATAAGACTAAATTGTCTGTGGACATTGCAGATTCATTCAATCGAGTGGTTCTTCGCACGCATGTTAAAACAGAAGCGCAACTAAAAGAGGAAATGGAGACTTACCAGAGGGTCATTGATTTCTATATCGGATATATTCCTCAAGTATCTAAAGAAGCAGCTGAGCCTTCTATTAAAGAGCTTAAGAGGCTGCAAGATTTGATGAAGGTGTGTGAGGCGCAGTTAAAGGAGCTTAAAACTCCATTAGTACCTAAAATATTAGATCCTAAACCTGAAGGACCATATGTTGAAGTTCCAGTTGAGACGTCATCTCAGCTCATGAACGCCTCAATTGCAAAATAATGAAAAAGCTTAGTATCGCAATTATAGTTTTGATCGGAGTGGCCCTTCTTTTATGGAAGGCTGCAACGACATCGAATGTTTCTAACGTTAGTGATAAATCTAATTCACAAGAGATGAGCACTTCAGTCGCACTTGATCGAAAGGATGAAGGCATTGTTAAAGAAAATAATAGTGATTCAGTAACTGAATTTTCCGATTATCAAAATAAACTTGAACGCGACTTTAAATCCCTGGCCACTGTTGATGATTTAAAAAGTCTTACGGCCAATGAAGTCCACCACACTCCTGAAGTACTAAAAAATGGGGGAGATCTTATTGGAAAAATTCATGACGAAGCTGAATCTGATCCTGTAAAGCGAGTTGATGCTTTGAATTTCTTTAAGAGATGTGCGGAGGATGGGCAGATAGCGACGGCCATTAGAGCTGTTTGTTTAAGCAAAGTTTATAAGCTTATACCGGAGTGGAAGCTTCCTGTTCCGTTGAGTGAAGAAAGGATTTCGCGTGAAGTATCAGAGCTTGCTATGAAGCTTCCTTAAAAAGGTTCCAACACACTCAAAATAAGTGTGTTGGAACATGTACTAGATAACAAATTAGTTCGCTTTATCTAAAAAAATTTCCAGCGCTTCAACAGTCGCAACTGGATTTTCTTCCATTAACCAGTGCCCAGTATTCTTAAGAGTGATCCCTTCTGCATGAGGTGCTACGATTTTCATTGTAGCTGCAAGTGGCATTCCCATCGCTTTTTCACCACCAATAGACAGAACTGGCATTCTTAAAAGAGTTTTCGAAAGTTCTTTATTATCTTTTGCATCCTGAGGGAAAGCTTTAAACCAATTCATTGCTGCTCTCATGTGTCCAGGAGCTGCGTATTGTTTTGCGAAGTAATTCTTTTTAGCATCAGGAAAGCTTGCAGGATTTGCTGAGAACGAAACCCATAAGTGATCGAGGTATTGTTTCTCACGGCCTTTCACTAAATTCTCTGCATTTTTTCCATAAAATCTAAAGTGCCAAATGTCTGGGCTGTTGTAAATGTCATCTCCAGGTCCAACACCAGGTAGGAATGCATCCATTACAGTAAGTGTCTGAGTGCTCTCAGGGTATTTTGCAGCAAAAGCATAGGCAACCATAAGGCCGATGTCATGACCCACAATATGGGCTTTATTAATGTTGTAATGATCAAGCAATGTTTTTACATCTGCTGCCATTTCAACTTTAGAGTATCCAGTTTCTGGCGCTTCACTTAATCCACCACCACGAAGATCGGGGACAATGATTTCGTATTTTGATGAAAGTGCTTTCATCACTGGTTCCCACATTAGGGCCGATTCACCCATTCCATGAAGAAGAACAACTGGCTTTCCTTGACCGCCTTTATAGACGTTCATTTTAAAACCGTTGATCTCAATTTTTTCCTGGCGAAACCCTTTTGGGATTTCAATCGCGTGAAGAGATAAGCTAGTTAAGCTAAGAGTTAGTAGGCTAGATAGTAGTAATGTTTTCATATAAGCTCCTTGATTGCTTGTTTGTTCCTAAAACTAGACTACGCCCCCTCAAAGTATTTGAGTATCCCCGAAAAGTGGTACATACTGTCCTTCATGAAGGACAATAAAGGTCTGATTGACCTAACTCAAGAAGGTATCATTTTCTATCACGTGGCCCTGTTACATGGGTTTAGGGCGGCCGCTACCCATTTAGGATTATCTAAATCGATGGTAAGTAGTAAGGTAGCCTCTCTAGAAGGGCGCCTTGGAAGGAAGTTGCTGTTTCGCTCTACTCGAGATGTAACATTAACTCCGGAAGGAGAGATCTATTTTGAATCATGCCGAGTTTTATTTGCAGCTTCGCAAAAATTGCAACTGAGTGAAACGGGTATTCAATCAGGACTTGCTGGAAATTTTACAATTTCAGCACCGACTGACTTTATGAGTCTAATGCTCATTCCGCTTTTGCATAAATTTCAACTGATGCATCCGAAGATTCGCTTCAATCTTGTATCTGCCGATCAAGTCATGAATTTAGAAAAAAATAAAATTGATCTTGCGATTCGCGCAGGAGCAGATGGAGATAATCATTTATTCCGTACTCCTTTTATGAAAGTCAACCTGGGGCTTTATTGCAAACCCTCACTGCTTGTTGGAAAGAAATCAGAAAAAGACTATTTGGATCTTATTAAGAAAGAAGGTGTATTGGCATTTAGGCCTGGACGAGAAAGTTCATTTCAGTTAAATGGAAAAACTGAAAATGTTCAATTGCAAAGTAGATTTCAAGTTCATGATGTCTTATCGCTTAAGAGTTTAGTTATGGCGGGATCAGGGATTGGAATTTTGCCTGAATTCTCTATTACGAATGAAGTTCAATCAGGAGAACTAGTTCAAATTCTACCTAAGGCACAATTTAAAGTTATTCCTTTTGTTTTCTTATCTGGTTCTAAAAGAAAAGAAGATGAGAGACTAAACAGTGTTATTGAGTTTTTAATTCAAGAAGTAACAAAATAAGTCCTGTTAACGATTTACAGGAGACAAATATGGAATTGAATTTGCTACTTCTACAAACGATTAAACCAGATAGCTTCATTATCGTGATGAGCGACTAATTTTAAAGTCTCACCTTTAGTAAGGTTCATAGGTTTCGGTAACAGCTGTACGGCCTGCTTCCAGCAAGACAATTGCGGAAGGTAAGGAGCTGTACTAATGATTGTATCTTTATCAAGCTGCAACTCATACCAGTAAACAACTGCATGACAAAGACCTGACTCAGTTACTTCAAACGTAATCTCAACAGATTCATCTTTAGTATCTTTTAGAAAATCAAATTCAAAGATAGAAGCAATCTTACTTAGGGCCTTATGCTCCGACTTCTCAATATGGTATCCACTATATTCGTAAGATGAGAATTGATTAAAAGCGGACAAATCAAACCCTGATATTGTTTCCACACGATGATTCTTATAAATCTCACTCGATTCAATGCACATCGCATATACACGAGCACCACAAGGGATTAGCTGCGCATTCGGTTTCAATAAATGTTTTCTCGCATGCTCAATGGCCACAAGTGCATGCTCACCCAACAGACCATTATCAAATATCTCAGTAACTAAAATATCAGCACGCTCTGGAAAATCAGTTCCAGGAACAAGGGTTGTCGAAAGTTTATTAATAACCTGGATCTTATCTGCAAACCCATTGCGAGCTGTGATAATTTTAGCTTTCTCTGCAACCATCTCTACAAAGTCACATGTCGTGATGTGTGAAGCCCCATGACGAGCGGCCATCATCGAAAGCAATCCAGACCCTGACCCAATATCAAGAACAGTTCCACCATTCTTCAAAGCGGCCTTAAGCGCCTTCTCATAAGCATCATTACGAACATTGTCGTTCATCATGGGAAAATGCCATGGAACAAGCTCTGATGTTATGGCTACGTCGCCTGCAGCTATTTCTTCTGGAGTAAGTTCATCGATTAAATTGTTCATGATAGGGGCCTTATTGTTGGTTTAACATCACGATACTTATCTGGTCA carries:
- a CDS encoding DUF2252 family protein translates to MKKAIALTTGLMLLSNVALARTSSLQDINYNFDQTKVNASENSFFFLRSFVDYYFGVIAKNTDSLNIAKKAGSFNGWCVGDAHPENFGILIQDDNSTIFTMNDLDDSGPCPVAYDLLRILVSSRLYMPNISSQDILNSYSDGLKGKNAKIPDAILSMDKDATKAGMQIAAKKLQGNAFKRKSTMEEVGQNLKVQLTSLLQAQYKSENLRVLDMVATSKVGGGSGGLQRYEILITNTQNQLIQLELKELVAPSIVPVATAPIPDQNSRMKKTLQITQGDNSSHYYNVFNIQGKNMLLRPKFSGNMGVTLADSSDKDNKEIINFEAYILGRIHANSVNVKDYTKALDNMDSKNWEDDIGAFTNLFNKKYNELKQ
- a CDS encoding lactonase family protein translates to MKTLKLILPLFICLIGCSPKNFSIPNPMPMPIPIPKTQVMYVLNSADNTIGQWKIGSDGTLTTLAPSIATDDYPRAMAMDEQHNSLYVANIGSQTITQYKTGVDGTLSELTTPIASSAFTESLVMSLDHRFLYSLGYDGNISQYSLGSDGELTLLNNWTYPNNPVAMTFSSSGKFAYMVNDAITDISQYRVAADGSFTPLTPATVSSRGCPSGPILSAQSKSGIDFIYVLSCSTDEIEAYSVANDGTLHSEQVVSTGALPSHMTISGNFLYTTNMADSTVSMFTIGSNGLLQASTQAAVAVGTQLESIVVDGTGKFAYVMDYVEDKIFPLSLGTDGIMTPFTSGGVQSGAGPRKALIKSL
- a CDS encoding DUF2914 domain-containing protein gives rise to the protein MKWTEQFSEFRKKNEAKLDITFFICGFVFDAWMVAFPDEPLVILQQALYLFIIAMLIHYELLFRLEKWHPSNFAVKIWPYQNFALHFCLGTLLNVYSLFYIKSASIFSSAAFLFLMILMIFMNELPFVKKSTKVNLKVGLYSICLFSFFSIVYPLIFGFIGLVPFCFSVLSTLAILFVQLRSLRNLVTEPGLLFHAIFAPVVTVVIIFTSFFFLGLIPPVPLSVKEQGIYHKLEKRDSHYYLYAEMDENSFWDFGKTTFHAEPGDKIYFYSQIFSPGRISDKVIVHWFRKNNKGDWENMDKVPVAIRGGREEGFRAFTFKSNFDAGEWKILVETSSGAEISRLYFNVVKVDQAPSRTFKVLER
- a CDS encoding alpha/beta fold hydrolase, which translates into the protein MKTLLLSSLLTLSLTSLSLHAIEIPKGFRQEKIEINGFKMNVYKGGQGKPVVLLHGMGESALMWEPVMKALSSKYEIIVPDLRGGGLSEAPETGYSKVEMAADVKTLLDHYNINKAHIVGHDIGLMVAYAFAAKYPESTQTLTVMDAFLPGVGPGDDIYNSPDIWHFRFYGKNAENLVKGREKQYLDHLWVSFSANPASFPDAKKNYFAKQYAAPGHMRAAMNWFKAFPQDAKDNKELSKTLLRMPVLSIGGEKAMGMPLAATMKIVAPHAEGITLKNTGHWLMEENPVATVEALEIFLDKAN
- a CDS encoding LysR family transcriptional regulator, encoding MKDNKGLIDLTQEGIIFYHVALLHGFRAAATHLGLSKSMVSSKVASLEGRLGRKLLFRSTRDVTLTPEGEIYFESCRVLFAASQKLQLSETGIQSGLAGNFTISAPTDFMSLMLIPLLHKFQLMHPKIRFNLVSADQVMNLEKNKIDLAIRAGADGDNHLFRTPFMKVNLGLYCKPSLLVGKKSEKDYLDLIKKEGVLAFRPGRESSFQLNGKTENVQLQSRFQVHDVLSLKSLVMAGSGIGILPEFSITNEVQSGELVQILPKAQFKVIPFVFLSGSKRKEDERLNSVIEFLIQEVTK
- a CDS encoding class I SAM-dependent methyltransferase produces the protein MNNLIDELTPEEIAAGDVAITSELVPWHFPMMNDNVRNDAYEKALKAALKNGGTVLDIGSGSGLLSMMAARHGASHITTCDFVEMVAEKAKIITARNGFADKIQVINKLSTTLVPGTDFPERADILVTEIFDNGLLGEHALVAIEHARKHLLKPNAQLIPCGARVYAMCIESSEIYKNHRVETISGFDLSAFNQFSSYEYSGYHIEKSEHKALSKIASIFEFDFLKDTKDESVEITFEVTESGLCHAVVYWYELQLDKDTIISTAPYLPQLSCWKQAVQLLPKPMNLTKGETLKLVAHHDNEAIWFNRL